A section of the Carya illinoinensis cultivar Pawnee chromosome 12, C.illinoinensisPawnee_v1, whole genome shotgun sequence genome encodes:
- the LOC122288872 gene encoding ras-related protein RABH1b, which produces MAPVSALAKYKLVFLGDQSVGKTSIITRFMYDKFDNTYQATIGIDFLSKTMYLEDRTVRLQLWDTAGQERFRSLIPSYIRDSSVAVIVYDVASRQTFLNTSKWIEEVRTERGSDVIIVLVGNKTDLVEKRQVSIEEGEAKARELNVMFIETSAKAGFNIKALFRKIAAALPGMETLSSTKQEDMVDVNLRSTGGGASQSQPQSSGCYC; this is translated from the exons ATGGCACCAGTGTCAGCTCTAGCAAAGTACAAACTGGTGTTCTTGGGGGACCAGTCAGTGGGCAAGACCAGCATCATCACCCGCTTCATGTACGACAAGTTCGACAATACCTATCAG GCTACAATTGGTATTGATTTTCTATCAAAAACTATGTATCTTGAAGACCGAACTGTTCGGCTGCAATTATG GGATACTGCTGGACAGGAAAGATTCAGAAGTCTCATTCCAAGCTACATTAGGGATTCATCTGTTGCGGTTATAGTGTATGATGTTGCGA GCCGGCAAACTTTCCTAAACACTTCAAAGTGGATTGAAGAGGTGCGCACTGAGAGGGGCAGTGATGTGATCATCGTTCTTGTTGGGAACAAGACCGACCTTGTGGAGAAGAG GCAAGTTTCCATAGAGGAAGGGGAAGCCAAAGCTCGTGAGCTAAATGTCATGTTTATTGAAACCAGCGCAAAAGCTGGCTTTAACATAAAG GCACTGTTTCGGAAAATTGCTGCTGCCTTACCGGGAATGGAGACACTTTCTTCAACAAAGCAAGAAGACATGGTTGATGTGAACCTGAGGTCTACTGGTGGCGGTGCATCACAGTCCCAGCCCCAGTCAAGTGGATGCTACTGTTGA